gagcgatcgaatgagggataatggttctaaactgaaagaggggagatttagattagatattagtataaaatttttcattctgaGTGAGGTgggacactgaaacaggttgcccagggaagctctggctgccccacccctggaggtgttcaaggccatgttGCATGGTGATtcgagcaacttggtctagtgggaggtgttgctGACTATGGTAGGGggcttggaacaagatgatctttaaggtcccttccaacccgaatcattctatgattccatgagcCTTTACTGTGGAACACAATTTCCCTACAAATCTTTTCCTTAGCTCATATCAGCTGGGGGATTTGCAGACTCCGCCCTCTTCTGTGGAATTAGCCACACCAACACAATCTTACTATTGGGCTGTACAAAAGTTCCCTGTTATggattttcttctgcaaacaaTTATATTCTCCTGTTTTCTTAAGCTACATGTTCTGCAGTGGCTCAAAATTATAGATTTGCAACTGTAAAGTGAAAAGCCACTGCCAGTGGGCTGCAATCAGGAAGTCACAATGACAGAAAATAGAACAGAGGGGCTACAGGCTCTTTCCTAACTTAAACTAAAATAATTAGACGTAGACAGCTCCCGTCAGGAGAAATGGTTCAAATAATAAATCCAGCACAATTTGTCTAGAAGTTTAAGATCTGGATAGGGGTTTTGTGTCTGCACATGTGTCTGCTTCTTCCAGCTGGATCTCATGGTCTAAAATAGCACTGCCTTTCCCATTAACCTCCCTTCTCTAGAAAGCAGCTGCCTAGATGCCGAAATTCCTCACTAGGTACAGTGAGGTTAGTCTAAGCCAGTATAAGTTGCTTCTCGCCTTTCCTTCCAGAAGGTGGCCAGACACAGACAATTAAATAGTTTTCTCCACataaagtgagaaaaacagaCTGCACCTTCTTTGCGTACAGTATGAGGATACCTGGGCTGTCTTCAGCATCCATCCTTGGCATCATGACTCAGAAATACTATTTTGGCTGGCTGTGACACAGCCCTCTTATTTCATGTAATCTGACATGAAATAAAGTCTTAGGGGAGCCACAGGCCTGGCCACCAGGCTAGCCCGCTCCAAGGAATTGAGTGTGCcttcagtaagttcacagatgacaccaagtgggtgggagtgtcaacctgcttgagggtagaaaggcgttgcagaaggacctggacaggttggatggatgggccaatgCCAacggtatgagattcaacaaggccaagggccaggtcctgcccttggggcATGACAACCCCATGGATGTTCTAGGCTTGGAGAAAAGCGTCTGGAgagttgcctggcagaaaaggacctggggtgttggttgacagctggctgaatatgaactagcagtgtgcccagggagccaagaaggccaacagcatcctggtctgtgtCAGGATTAGTACGGTGAGTAGAAGTGAGGGAAGtactctactgggcactggtgaggccccacctcgagtgctgtgtccagttttgggacgttgagggactggagcatgtccagagaagggcaacagagctggtgaagggtctggagcacaaatcttCTGAGAAGTGGCTTGAGaagaagcctggagaaaaggaggctgaggggagattttcttactctctacaactccctgaaaggaggttgtaacgaggtgagggttggtctcttctcccaaggaacaagtgatgggacaagaggaaatggtctcaagttgcaccaggggaggtttaggatggatattaggaaatatttttacactgaaagggttgttaagccttggaacaagctgcccagtgaagtggttgagtcaccatccgtgatggtatttaaaagatgcctaGAAGttgtgctgaggaacatgggttagtaatggtttttgtcagtgttaggttgacagttggactcgatgatctgaaaggttccttccaacctgggcaattctatgattctatgattcaatgggGACTAATTCTGCTCACTGTGGGTGAGTGATAGACTGGGGTAAGAGACTGATAGATGGGTATTCCCTCCTTCTCGTGATCTAGAGAGCTGAAGACTTCGAACCATTTTCTCAAAGAcacaggtttctctttttttggctgAGACCTGGGTGACTGACAGTTTAAGGGGTTAGTGAGGATATAGATGTTACCACACAGACTGCTGTCAGTGGTACACAGTCAAGTGTGAAACCTTTGACCATGGAGGTATCACTCAGGTCATTAATCTCTTTGTGATGAAAATGAGAGCTCTAGTGTCCTACATGGATGTCAATGGGTGTTTGAAATAATAGAGACTGATTTCTTTATCTGACTGATAAATTTCTATATGAGTCAATGCTGTCCCTCACTAGTCACACATTTGTAGATCTTTCTTTTGGCTTGTGCAGTGTTGCAGGATTTTAATTCTGCCAAAGTTCTCAGGCACAACCAAGGACTATTAAGGAAAATGTCATTCCTTGATTTGCAGAGAGACACGGAAATGGTACTCCCAGTCTGAGTCCTGCCTGAGAGACAGTGAAAAGGTGTAGAGTGCAAGATAAAAAGGTTCAGGTTGTCATCAGAATTTCAGGATAAAAATACTAGTGAATGGCTCCCCTTGGTTTACATTATGGTGGTAGAATGTACTAAGTAAGCTTTTTACTGTTTTTGGATTTGCCATGCAAATTTTCTCTTATCTTCTGCATAGGGTGAGGGTTGTCTTTGAGGTTTCTGCAGGGACTGAGGGACTGAGCTGACAAAGCTTAACTAAATGGACCTTACTATGTACCTGTAGAGGCTGTCTTGAAGCCAGCAGTAACACGGTCGGTATGTGAAAAACTTTATTTCCTGTTCAGGATGTGGTTaacttgtttttcaaaacaagggGGAGTTAATCTTGCATGGTGTGACTTAGTCATAAATGTCAACCACAGCATCCTGCCTGTTGCTTGAGAGAGAAAGATGAGTTGGTGAATACGTGTACTGGGGTCCTTCTGACTATTAACCAAGGTGCTATGGAAACTATCACTCCATCAAAGTACCATATATTATTTCCTGTTGGCCTCTTCCTAGTACCAATGAGTGgaaaaagcagcatgttttcttctcttctgataTATGTATTTTCCTTCGTCATGCTCATATCAAGCTGACCCTTAACTGATTTCTTCTTAGACATGTGTCTCTTCTTGCAATGATACACAATATCTTTCTGGAGTCTCTTCAAAGTGATCTGAAAGACCAGACCTCATTTCAGTCCCCTAAGTCTAGAATTCATGGCCCTACTGAAGCTTAGTAATGTGCCAAAGAGCATTTCCACTTCCCTGTACAAAGTCTAGAGAAGAAAAATTCAGCCAACAGGAATTCTAGGTTATCAAAGCTGTATTTCTAATCTCAGTGGTCATTAGGACAGTTGGATTTCAGCATCTCCATcccaaattcagaagaaaaagcacagaacaaaCCACAGCGTTTTGGTTTAGAAAAACTTTAATTTGGTCACTACTACAGCAACTACTACTACAATGTATATGCCATACACTTTGCGGAGGAAATACAGGTTTAATAAAGAAATGCTCAACAACATTATCTGGCTGAATTGAATCACTTCAGATCCAACACAGGTCTTCTCATCTACATtagaaaattattgttattaaagCTATCTAAAAAACATTAAGGATATAAATAGCATCTACTCTGCTCGAATTCTCTCAGCAGTGATACATCAGTTCTACAGACAGTAATGTAACATGCCTGTAAAACATCTTCTAACAGAGTCAAATATCTATAGTAAGGATTGGAGTTTTCAAAACTATTGAAGCAGGTTGGATGCAAAGCCTAGATCAACTTCTGCTTAGCAGGGGGATGAGGAAAAATACACTCTCAgttcacagagagaaagaaatagcaaaagcagTTAACAACTGTTAAAACTAAATAAACAAGCAGGCAGGATTCAATAGTATAAAATGTCTTAAGGAGAAGGTGCTGTGTTGTGTTCTGGATGGTTATTGTCAGCACACTTAACGCTGGCTGTTTAACCCATTGTGCTGCTGGTACGCACTTCCTCCTGCAATTCTTCAGATTGCTGTTGCCTTGCTTCCCCACTGTCTGCAAGAGCAAAGTatgttttttaatgcatttaatgcAATTGGGCCTACATGCCACTGTTGGATAGTTGTCAGATCAAGGCAGGTAGACTTACAAAACTTAGGCTGGACTGTCTTTTGTACCTCTTTGGATACCTTAATTTAAAaatcctcccccctcctctctttcctcccacTACTTCACATGTTTGCATTTTGGGACACTTGCTTTTGACTCCTTATTTGACTTGATTTTTCTCCAGGCTTTGTGCTCTGCCACTTGAAATAGTCAATGAGATATCTCTTAGGCACTTCTGGTAATACCTGAGTTGCTCTCGCAAAGCAAGTTTTCTGCAAAAGTTTGGGGACCAACAACCAAGAGCTGAGCTTTGGATATAGAAGGGGGCTTTTTTATTAGTcatttgggagggaggggggtagttgtttttctgggttgtttggtttttttttaggggggtTGTCTAACCCCTAAGTACCCCCTATATACACAAAGACAGGCAGTCATTCCTGGCATGTGCTTCCAGTATTTCTACAGATCAAGCAATGTGCTTCCTTACCTCAGAAAAGGAACAACTTGATACTCATGAGTGTATTGAAGGCGATACTTTTTGCCAGCAGGACTCTCAAACCCAACACAGCCATAGACAGCATGTTTGCTTTCTCCACTTTGGTATCTGCTTAGTAACAGAGAAAAGATAGGAGAGATCAGGGTCTAGATTTGGATATTGTGATATTGgcagaaagtggaaaaaaccaCAAGTAATAGTTTCCGAGAAAGAaagagcagcaaaggaaaagatgATAGAGAAACAGTAACAACAGGGGAGGAGGTCTCTCTAGATTGGATTTTGCTTCCTGTTGCATGTCTATTGTGAAACTAGTTACCCTTAAAAAGCAGGTTGTGTTTGATGAATATGTTGCATTCTGACTCCTGTACCCCAACAAAATACATTTCCATGCCTCTATCCCCGACATAGTGATATAATTTCACAATCTATTTAGGTAACTAACCTTGTACAGAGGTGTCTGTGGTGTTGCAAACCTTCCCTGTTCCTTGTTCTTCAGCCTCCTCTGTAGCATGATAAAGAAAAGGCATTATAAACTATATCCAGAttataaaaaggaataaacaaaatgttCATATGACCCTTCCCATAGGAACATGTGGGCAGGACAGTCTGAAGCTCAGATGACTGGTCACTAATTCTAACATTAATTTGAGGAGCTGATGACAGAAACAATTCcccaaaatataaaaattcatttaggaaaaaaaaaaaacaaaaccaaaaccacaccaccacttcaactttttattgtttttagaaAGCCTATTTCAGGCTGTGCTGTAGAAGGCTTGCTGCTCTCTGGTGAAGTATTTAGTCATAATTGAacgttcatttaaaaaaaaaaaaaattgtcttttttttcctcccaaaaaagTAACTCCAAGTTCTTAAACAGTTAGGATCATTTATTTTAgatgtttttaaatatcttttggcTCTAAGTACCAGATATCTTTCCCATTTCAGATGGTTACCCAGAGCAATGCTTGCTAACAGAAGAAATAGCAAGCGCTAGAAGACACTGTCTCCAGAACTAAGTTGCAGCTGTACCACAAAATTGTACCTGACAATGTGCCGTTATCTGTAATAGTCTTGTCATCGAATTTGGCTGTGCACTTCACCTCTTGGTCTTTTGCCACATCAACCACCTTAATAGTATCGTACAAGCCCTCTGGTGTCAAAATGGATGTACTTGGTTCATACACGACCATATTAGAAGACATCTCCAAGCTGATGTTCTTTGTATAGAAATTCCTTGCCAAACAAGCTGCTTTCCCAATGCTGccatctttctgtttctttgattTCATCACAATGACTTCTGGGTTAGAACTGTTTTGattgtctgtaaaaaaaaaagcattatttgggCATGATTTGATTTCATTGCAAGCTTGCCTGAGTGCTAAGTCACATAAAGTTCATATGTACTCCAGCTGTGACTAATTCCTACCATTATCAGTGATTAACTGacttttttgtcattatttcttgcTGCTACTTCCAACAGATCAgatcaaagacagaaagaatgtATTAGAGTAGGGGTTTTTTATAGGAACTTTAATTCCACTGGATTCTAAGTTTCTTTTTGCCAAAGCTCATGCCTGTATGtgaattctttattttataaGGGACTTGCAGTGAGAAGAGAACTTTTATGCATGCCACTCCAAGagttaaattaatttctcaacAATTTAATTCCAAAAAATAACACTTCTATCAAGTAATGTCTCGCATATTCATGAAACATGAGGGAATAACTGCATTTCCTttgttctccctcccctcccccaaatctTCTTCTGATGCGGCTAGATGTTCAAACCATAGCAAGAGTGGTAGGGAAAAGAGAAGTTAGCTTGTTGCTTCACTGTTGTGCAAGGTTACTCCAATGAACGACATTACTTGTAGAAATAAAGTACTGCTGCTGGAGTAGGGGACAAGGTTGATCTTTTCCATAACAAATGCTCAGATAAGAAGGATTTTTGTCTCTAAGATGGGAAAGTGGGAGAGAAGCAATCAGAAATCTGTAAATTGCATGTCTCCACTTCTCCAGGAGTATCTGATAAGGTCAAGAACTTTCAGTTGTGGGGGAGGTTTTCCCCGCTTAGACATTGCACATAGTGTAAAACATTCCAACCCAGTCTGGAGACAATGAAAAGAGAATAGGATTGGTGCTTAGTTCAGCAAAAATTCTTGTGCCTGTTCCAAAAACTGTGACCTTTCTCATCTATGTGCTGTGCCATATTGTTAGTCATACAGGTCAAGGGGCAGTTAATATAACGCAGTATAAAAAACTGATTTGACGGAAGAACACCCCAAGGTCTATGAACCTCATGTCCAGGGAATTTGCAATCTTCCTTAGCTTAGTGTAATAACATGCAGTGGTAGTTCCTTAGGTCAAGATACCAACAAACATCAAGGTATGAAAAATATGCCTTAGAACAGGAATTTTGAAAGAACTTGAAAGATGTTGACAAGTTTTCACAGGATTTGGTATCCTTGCTCTCTCGTGCATCTTTCAGAAGACTTACTCTGAAAccttcagatgtatttttttctgttttgaaataatttcagagttGAATTCCCAATTCCAAGCAACGTATATGAATGACAAAGACTTGACAACTGCAAAAGCCTGAATTTCAACTTACATATATAGCAGCAGCCTTCTCTGAGAATTTCTTGTAAGACATACAAGTAATGAAATAAGATTGCTTGAACTTGCAGGGGATGTCTTTTCAGGAACCAGTCGGCCTCAAAATAATTTAGTAGCCAAAAAATCATTATGAtaccatgatttttttaaaaatgaaatatctttGTCCTCAGGTGGAGAAACTAGGGTGATTCCAAATACCAATGTCAGAACAAGATCAGCAACATGAATTATAATAAAAACAGGCAACTGAAGGGAATCACCTAGTATGCTTCCTTATCAAAAAGGGCTCAGCTTAGGAAAGGCTATGACACATATCAAAAATTTTTACATGTCTAATTTGACAGGACCATCCTGATGGGTCTCTTTGCTACAGAGAGGTACATTAGGCCTTGAATTTTGCATGGGTTGGCTCTACTAATAAACCAGACACCGCTCCATGCTTGTCAACACCTACAGCAAAGAGATACCAAACAGGAATCAAACATCCATTGACTTCATTTGACCTATTCAGTTTAACTCAAACTCTGAACAATGTAGTAAAATTAAACTAGTACAGAAATATTGCATAAGATTACATTTAATGCTTTTGTGTATTATCCTTCTCTCCCCTCAGTGCTGTCTTTCTAACTCTGACAGAATAGAAATTCTTGGGAACTTATCAATGTCAATAGCCACAGGAATTTTAGTTCCTTTCACTACTGTCCAAGCTTGGCTTTGAAACCTAACAATTATGATGAAAAGCTTATTAGGATGCCTCAGTAAGTGGATAGATGTTAGGTCCCAAAGAAATTCATTATGATAGCAGCCAGGACTTGCCTTTGTGGAGTCCAAATTCTTTGGCAACTCCCAAGAAGTGCAATCAGCATGTTTTTTACACTCAAATTATCTAATTGCATATCAAAAGGTTAGGCATAGAAAGCCTAAAGTCTAATTAGTGACTTTAAATCATGGAGGAGTGGTTGCCTGAATtttaggaggaagaaaaggaaaaaaagtgaaaattcaaACAATAACAACTCAGAAGAGGTTAGTACATAAGGAATACCTACTTGGCTCCACGGTCAGTTGAGTCCCCTTTCCAAAGATGAGAGCAGCAGTTACACACAGTTAAAACATGTAAATCAAAAAAGGCTCATTTTGCTATTTCTTCTGCATACATTTCCTTTCCAGGTGCTGTAATATGGTTCTGACAAAGCCTGTTGGTCCTGTGTGTTCTTTGTTATCTAATAAGATCTTTAGAggcttttcatgttttctgatcTCCAGTATTTCCAAACAGCCAGTACACTACCGAGCTGCTTCTCTGGCATAATTTACTGGGTAAGATACTCAACAAGAACACATGAGCAATTCTAGTTaataaagaattatttctttGTCAGATCCCAGAAGCCTCAACTGAATCCCACCATTTTGCATTACCTAAAAATACATCCATGAGTTCCTACCGCTGCTTTTGGGAGGGATTTTTAGGTTATGCTCTGGCAGTAGCATTTTATTAGCACAAAAAGTTGTACTTCCTTTTCCCTTTAATCTTACAAATTCCTTAATGCTGTGGGGTTTACTTTTCTTAATGAAAGTTTTATCtagaataaacaaaaccaaaccaaaacaaaaagcttaTCTGTCCTTAACTGAGCCCTCAAGAGGAGCATATGCATTGAATATCCTATAGTGACTACTAATGTATGTTTTCTACATTTTGTGTTTGGGGATTCTCAACAGATTCAGGTGATAAAGTATGTCTCTTCTTAACATCTTAAAATGCATATTAGTATCTCCCAAAGAAATACAACTTTAACAACAAAGGGGTCAGGTTGTACAAATTCTGGAACTTTTGGCTTCAACTTATTAAGTATTTCAACAGACACTGAGTGATTTAGATGCTTGAGGCCTAACATTGTTTACTGTCAAACAATCCTAAAGTCTATGCATCTCTGAAAATCTCATCCTATCCTTAGCtacaaaaagagaaatcattgaccAACATGTAAACTTCACTCAACTGAAATTTCATGTAATATCGCATCAGGATGTCAGAGAGACTAGTTaagcaggaaaaacagagaaagaatgaTTTAAAGCATTTCAGGGTAGAAGAGAAGATGAGGTTAATATCTTTCTCTTGTCAAATGAGTTGTTCCCTAACCCAAATTGTGGGAAATTCGGTGAAGTAGTTTTAGAAATTTGAGTAATATACTGTAAAAGTTTTCTTAAACCAAGAATATCTTGTTGCAGTCAATGACTCACATGGTACCTTCAGCTGATTAGAAACAAATCTGTTCTTGTCAGGAGACAAACCACCATgctaaactatttaaaaaaacatgagaCCCTTTATGTGAGAAACAAGAGTATCATATCAGCAGTTCTGTGAATGTCTGAAATGGCAACGTCTTCCACCTGCCAGCTCTTAGactttgttttgttggttgtttttttcttgccaaaTTCTACTATTGTCTATGGgatattttgcctctttttttttttttttgacaaatatcATCTTCAAATCAATATAGACTGATGTTAAAATAGTGGAATCTGGCATTTTCGTCTGGTCCTACATTTGCAAATGAGGATTCACTGGTTGGAAAGAACAgatctttcttcagaaaaataactttgcATTCCTTTGTTCCTTTGGAATTAGAAGTAGAATTAAATTGTTCCAAAATAGACATTTATTCCCATGCAAGACATCCTACAGACCTGAACAGCACCTAAGGGAGCCCCATGCCCCTCTGGACTGAGAGAGGGATGTTTTAGGTATGTAAAATGACATGGGACATTTTGCACCACTTGAAAGACATGCAGACCTCTGAAAGCATTGTAACAAGTTGTAAGTTAGGCACCTGGATGTTTAGGATAACAAAGATCAACCTAACAAACTCTTCTGCTGCCCTAACATTCACACTCCCACAGAAGAGCTTAGGTGACATCCAACTTTTTTGTACATCATGAAATTCCAAATGAAGACAGGAAGAACTAAGGCATGTTATAACCCCTACTCACCATGTCTGTGTTTTCAAAGCCTAGGCAACTTGGTAGCCAATTTTCATACATTCTAAGTGGTGTTGGATATGAGGCAGTTGTGCAACTTTAAGCCCAAGGATATTTaacctctttcctctttctgtctcCATGCCAGTGGAATTACTAGCCTGGTGACACTACGAGAGTGCTCATATCAGAGAACTAAAGATCTGTCTCAAAACTTTTCTCCAGCTCTTAACTGTCAGCTCTTCACTGAGCTGTGCATTCCTGCTCAAAATGAGGCAGTGAAAATCCACTGGAGGATAGGGCACTTCACAGTAAATTTGGGCAAGAGTGCTATCCAGACCGGGAATCAATTATAACATGTTAAGTAGTGCACACCAGGTGTTTGGGGATCATGGAGTAATGGTGATATACAGAGGTAGCCCAGTTGTTCCTGTGAAGCCTTCCTAAGCAGACACAAGCTGAGGATTTAGCTTGAAACCCTGGCTGGAGAGAGTGCACTCTAGGGATTATTGCAGCAGAAAATTCTTACAGTGAACCCAAACCATTAGATTTCTTT
The Numenius arquata chromosome 23, bNumArq3.hap1.1, whole genome shotgun sequence genome window above contains:
- the LOC141474768 gene encoding Ig heavy chain Mem5-like, yielding MAAVLGPWLLALSLCPAGVWAQLRLVEAGGGLRAPGDSVLLSCRGSGFTFGSAAVRWYRDAPGGSLEWVSYISQPSGSTKRYSAAVEGRATVSRDNSHSVSSLSLRGLRPRDSARYFCAVCTETGMCVTAALIFGKGTQLTVEPNNQNSSNPEVIVMKSKKQKDGSIGKAACLARNFYTKNISLEMSSNMVVYEPSTSILTPEGLYDTIKVVDVAKDQEVKCTAKFDDKTITDNGTLSEEAEEQGTGKVCNTTDTSVQADTKVEKANMLSMAVLGLRVLLAKSIAFNTLMSIKLFLF